A genomic region of Trifolium pratense cultivar HEN17-A07 linkage group LG3, ARS_RC_1.1, whole genome shotgun sequence contains the following coding sequences:
- the LOC123918032 gene encoding F-box protein At5g50450-like translates to MKRPLKHHNKNQDPFQQLPDDVVLLILTKLSSTSSSPSHFLNILLTCKRLNRLSLHPIVLSKAGPKVLSVKPQNWSDTSHRFLKRCVNAGNVDAYYTLGMILFYCLQNRRSGLSLIAKAAMKMHAPALYSLAVIQFNGSGGTKQDKDLRAGVALSLRASLLGHIDALRELGHCLQDGYGIEQNVTQGRRLLVQANMRELVFVLRALMLDSPSRAASSCQGRLTSLRNITVPPLISANVYNMNLTVPDVHPANGFLREWFESGRGTLDDGLRLCAHIGCGRAETRPHEFRRCSVCGKVNYCSRGCQSLDWKLRHKTECSPELWFNENNGGGGDVNMENDMVVAHNAAV, encoded by the exons ATGAAAAGGCCATTGAAACACCACAACAAGAATCAAGACCCTTTCCAACAATTACCCGATGATGTCGTCCTCCTCATTCTCACCAAGCTCAGCtcaacttcttcttctccttcCCATTTCCTCAACATCCTCTTAAC ATGCAAAAGATTGAACCGCTTATCTCTTCATCCAATAGTTTTATCAAAAGCTGGACCCAAAGTCCTCTCCGTTAAGCCTCAAAATTGGTCTGATACCTCTCACCGTTTTCTCAAACGCTGTGTTAACGCCGGTAACGTTGATGCCTACTACACTCTTGGAATG ATCCTATTTTACTGTCTTCAAAATCGAAGGAGTGGACTATCTCTGATAGCGAAGGCGGCAATGAAGATGCACGCGCCGGCGTTATACTCACTCGCTGTGATTCAGTTCAACGGAAGCGGTGGCACTAAGCAAGACAAAGATCTACGCGCTGGAGTGGCACTTTCTTTACGCGCGTCACTTCTCGGTCATATCGACGCGCTTCGTGAGTTGGGTCATTGTCTTCAAGACGGTTATGGAATCGAGCAGAACGTCACGCAGGGACGACGGTTGTTGGTACAGGCTAACATGCGTGAGCTAGTATTTGTCTTACGCGCTCTTATGTTAGATTCACCTTCACGCGCCGCCAGTTCCTGTCAAGGGAGGTTGACTAGCCTCAGAAACATTACCGTGCCACCGTTGATAAGTGCTAATGTGTATAACATGAACTTGACCGTGCCGGATGTGCATCCGGCGAACGGGTTTTTGAGAGAGTGGTTTGAATCGGGTCGGGGCACATTGGATGATGGGTTAAGGTTGTGTGCACATATTGGATGCGGACGGGCAGAGACGCGGCCACATGAGTTTCGACGGTGTTCCGTGTGTGGTAAGGTGAATTATTGTTCGAGGGGATGTCAATCGCTCGATTGGAAATTGCGGCATAAGACCGAGTGTTCACCGGAATTGTGGTTTAATGAGAataatggtggtggtggtgatgttAATATGGAAAATGACATGGTCGTGGCCCATAACGCAGCTGTTTAa